One window from the genome of Prinia subflava isolate CZ2003 ecotype Zambia chromosome 2, Cam_Psub_1.2, whole genome shotgun sequence encodes:
- the SMIM28 gene encoding small integral membrane protein 28 — MRWLLGSGLKHFGHADRGNYDWLNSEPGGPLLETELQSRQQTSSTKDDVEPFLCIILPATMMLFLAFLLLFLYRRCQRPAQQGQIFSIDLPEALPEHDVSNFLSALPWSSEQSFHYSTLLPDATFLSVCLPPSYEEATMKTPMEEAHIELSPDPVPPYEEGAPHAGGTK; from the exons ATGAGGTGGCTCTTGGGCAGCGGCTTGAAACATTTTGGACATGCTGACAGGGGAAACTATGACTGGCTAAACAGTGAACCAGGTGGGCCACTTCTGGAAACAGAGCTTCAG AGCAGACAACAGACAAGTTCAACCAAAGACGACGTAGAACCATTTCTGTGTATCATATTGCCTGCCACCATGATGCTCTTCCTggcattcctgctgctcttcctgtaCCGCCGTTGCCAGCGCCCCGCTCAGCAGGGGCAGATCTTCAGCATCGACCTTCCCGAGGCCCTGCCTGAGCACGACGTGTCCAACTTCCTCTCTGCGCTGCCCTGGAGCAGCGAACAGAGCTTCCACTACTCCACGCTGCTCCCCGACGCCACGTTCCTCTCCGTGTGTTTGCCTCCGTCGTACGAGGAGGCCACCATGAAGACTCCCATGGAGGAGGCTCACATTGAGCTCTCTCCAGACCCAGTGCCTCCTTACGAAGAGGGCGCGCCGCACGCAGGCGGCACCAAATAA